One window of the Tubulanus polymorphus chromosome 11, tnTubPoly1.2, whole genome shotgun sequence genome contains the following:
- the LOC141913093 gene encoding transforming growth factor-beta receptor-associated protein 1-like: MSIKAFELVAALERSKLASEKAHMQIECIECCGKNLYIGTSECFVMHYGIEERQHTNGRTSYHVEKKGHKYLAVKKPVVQLKAAIALNRILVLCDNTLNLLNMLDLEPIVSGAKIKGVTSFCMNHNPTTRNNLLSVEIAVALKRKCVQIYTVTQDKVVHMRDVNLPELPLTMAVDGFSVCVACTSHYLIANYDTGQMQDLFPYESEFTTPITLRISREEFLLSGPSALGMFVTSAGISQRPPLQWGDRLTSIAYHQPYILALNDEFITIHSIIDQQQKQTIPFQGGVFLGVFEDKILVASSKEIYALVPVAWEKQIQSLLVDKRVSEALDLAKTARKSASNRENFMKLYKRIQQQAGFIEFCERHFDEATELFISGKIDVREIITLYPGLLPLSSNFTRVVPALHDIADINQYCRGDQSMIKEYKRYAMNFLEKIRARDLAKHCQKEVDSALLKLYAEMESPELIALIATEHACDMKDSEQYLISFGRFNALGLMYRFQGNYDRAMQVWAKIVDGEYSDESFLGLDFIIEFLANLEDHEVVWKYADWVLDKDENKGVKIFTERPASETGGDKLQPDAVIDYLHRFPSAVIEYLEYLVFTQKLEKEKYHTHLAVLYLEQVLEIMKNPNHNKQDLDFARSKLQQMLQRSNLYRIQLLLGKVKETEMYAEMAILYGKLEEHDKAIRILVHKLKDYARAERYCIVNSDGKDHSYRRRLFQILLGVYLDPSYERSDLLISPAISLLNNCESEFDSIKILQLLPDDWSVGLLSQFLTQSVRLSLNRCRTTRVERMLARGENLQVKQQTLEMCKGPIVLKDDRRCAVCGHAFNDSTFVRYPNGVIAHIHCAKNRYVCPVTGRLFSSHRRDSSSSSSSTSSDHKT, translated from the exons ATGAGTATTAAAGCGTTTGAGCTGGTGGCTGCTTTAGAGCGCTCAAAATTAGCGTCGGAAAAGGCTCATATGCAG ATTGAGTGCATCGAATGTTGTGGAAAAAATCTTTACATCGGCACAAGTGAATG TTTCGTAATGCATTACGGCATCGAAGAGAGGCAACATACGAACGGTCGCACGAGTTACCACGTCGAGAAAAAAGGTCACAAGTACTTAGCCGTg aaaaaaccTGTGGTTCAACTGAAGGCGGCGATAGCCCTGAATAGAATACTAGTGCTGTGCGATAATACGCTGAATCTGTTGAATATGCTCGACTTGGAG CCAATCGTCAGCGGTGCTAAAATAAAAGGAGTGACATCGTTTTGTATGAACCACAACCCAACGACGAGAAACAACTTACTGAGTGTCGAG ATCGCCGTTGCCCTGAAAAGAAAGTGCGTGCAAATTTATACGGTGACGCAAGATAAAGTCGTCCACATGAGAGACGTCAATTTACCGGAGCTTCCCTTAACGATG GCCGTCGATGGATTTTCTGTATGCGTTGCGTGTACGAGTCACTATTTGATAGCTAACTACGACACCGGTCAAATGCAGGATCTGTTCCCGTACGAGAGCGAATTCACTACACCTATCACACTGAGAATCAGTCGG GAGGAGTTTTTGCTGAGCGGTCCGAGTGCGTTGGGAATGTTCGTGACGTCTGCTGGTATCTCGCAGCGTCCGCCGTTACAATGGGGCGATCGATTGACCTCTATCGCTTACCATCAGCCGTATATACTAGCATTAAATGACGAATTCATTACTATTCACAG TATTATCGACCAACagcaaaaacaaacaataccTTTCCAAGGCGGTGTGTTCCTGGGCGTGTTCGAAGATAAGATATTGGTCGCGTCGAGTAAAGAGATCTACGCCCTAGTGCCGGTCGCCTGGGAGAAACAGATACAGAGTCTACTGGTGGATAAACGTGTATCAGAGGCGTTGGATCTGGCTAAAACTGCTCGCAAGTCGGCCAGTAATAGGGAGAATTTCATGAAG ttGTATAAACGTATCCAACAACAAGCAGGATTTATCGAGTTTTGCGAGAGACATTTCGACGAAGCGACCGAACTATTCATCAGCGGTAAAATAGACGTTCGCGAG ATTATCACTCTGTATCCGGGCTTACTGCCGTTGAGTTCGAATTTCACGCGCGTCGTGCCCGCGCTTCACGACATCGCCGACATCAATCAGTATTGCCGCGGCGACCAATCGATGATCAAAGAGTACAAACGATACGCGATGAATTTCCTCGAGAAAATCCGCGCGCGCGACCTCGCCAAACACTGCCAGAAAGAGGTTGACTCGGCGCTGTTGAAGCTGTACGCCGAGATGGAGTCGCCCGAGTTGATCGCGTTGATCGCGACGGAGCACGCCTGCGATATGAAGGACTCGGAACAGTATCTGATCAGTTTCGGTCGGTTCAACGCGCTCGGGTTGATGTACCGGTTTCAAGGCAATTACGACCGCGCGATGCAAGTTTGGGCGAA AATCGTGGATGGTGAATATTCTGACGAATCGTTCTTAGGTTtggattttatcatcgaattccTCGCAAA TTTGGAAGATCATGAAGTTGTGTGGAAATACGCCGATTGGGTGCTGGATAAAGATGAGAACAAAGGCGTTAAA atatTCACCGAGCGACCGGCCTCGGAAACCGGCGGCGATAAATTACAACCAGACGCCGTCATTGATTATCTGCATCGTTTCCCGTCTGCCGTCATCGAGTATCTGGAATATCTAGTGTTCACTCAAAAACTAGAG AAAGAGAAATACCACACTCATTTAGCCGTGCTATATCTAGAACAGGTGCtcgaaataatgaaaaatccaaACCACAATAAACAGGACTTAGATTTTGCCAG GTCCAAGTTACAACAAATGCTACAACGATCAAATCTATACCGCATTCAGCTACTGCTTGGTAAAGTGAAAGAGACCGAGATGTACGCGGAAATGGCTATTTTATACGGAAAA CTAGAAGAACACGATAAAGCCATACGTATTCTCGTGCATAAACTGAAAGATTACGCACGAGCCGAACGTTACTGCATCGTCAATTCCGACGGCAAAGATCATTCCTATCGGCGACGTTTATTCCAGATTCTACTCGGCGTCTACCTCGACCCTTCGTACGA ACGTAGTGATCTACTCATATCTCCTGCCATTTCGCTGCTTAATAATTGCGAATCAGAATTCGATTCTATTAAG ATTTTACAACTCTTGCCGGACGACTGGTCGGTCGGTTTGCTGTCGCAGTTTTTAACGCAGTCCGTGCGATTGAGTTTGAATCGATGTCGTACGACGCGCGTCGAACGAATGTTGGCGCGCGGTGAAAATCTACAAGTCAAACAGCAGACGTTAGAAATGTGCAAAGGACCAATCGTTCTCAAGGATGATCG ACGATGCGCTGTGTGCGGTCACGCGTTCAACGACTCTACGTTCGTACGTTATCCGAACGGAGTCATCGCTCATATTCACTGCGCTAAAAATCGATACGTCTGCCCGGTGACCGGGAGATTATTCAGCTCGCATCGACGAGATTCGtcctcgtcgtcgtcatctACGAGTAGTGACCACAAGACTTGA